Proteins co-encoded in one Populus trichocarpa isolate Nisqually-1 chromosome 10, P.trichocarpa_v4.1, whole genome shotgun sequence genomic window:
- the LOC7466901 gene encoding alpha-xylosidase 1, with protein sequence MFSFLSLSFFNYLLLLLLCFHLVNSSSTPTKIGNGYRLISLKETPDGGIGGLLQVKERNNIYGPDIPLLQLYVKHETQDRLRVRITDAEKQRWEVPYNLLPREQAPALKQTIGRSRKNLITTVQEYSGAELIFNYIADPFSFSVKRKSNGQTLFNSSSDGSSSFGVMVFKDQYLEISTQLPNDASLYGLGENTQPHGIKLFPGDPYTLYTTDISAINLNADLYGSHPVYMDLRNVKGQAYAHAVLLLNSNGMDVFYRGTSLTYKIIGGVFDFYFFSGPSPLAVVDQYTSLIGRPAAMPYWAFGFHQCRWGYHNLSVVEDVVENYKNAQIPLDVIWNDDDHMDGHKDFTLNPNNYPRPKLLAFLEKIHSIGMKYIVLIDPGIGVNSSYGVYQRGIANDVFIKYQGEPYLAQVWPGAVNFPDFLNPKTVEWWGDEIRRFHELVPVDGLWIDMNEASNFCSGLCKIPKDKQCPSGTGPGWDCCLDCKNITETRWDDPPYKINASGLQVPIGYKTIATSAVHYNGVLEYDAHSIYGFSQAIATHKALQGLEGKRPFILSRSTYVGSGKYAAHWTGDNKGTWEDLKYSISTMINFGIFGVPMVGSDICGFYPAPTEELCNRWIEVGAFYPFSRDHANYYSPRQELYQWESVAKSARNALGMRYKILPYLYTLNYEAHTTGAPIARPLFFSFPDYTECYGLSTQFLLGSSLMISPVLEQGKSQVKALFPPGSWYNMFDMTQSITSEGGQYVTLDAPLHVVNVHLYQNSILPMQQGGLISKEARMTPFTLLVSFPAGATDGKAAGKLFLDDDELQEMKLGSGSATYVDFYATVSEGTVKLWSEVQESKFALDKGWKIVKVTVLGLGGSGAPSSLEVDGKPVTGASNIELSSLEQKYITNLEVGDEKKKIMMVEVHGLEIPVGKNFAVSWKMGVSG encoded by the exons atgttttctttcctttctctgtCTTTCTTTAATTATCTTCTCCTTTTGCTCCTATGTTTCCATCTAGTAAACTCATCTTCTACACCCACCAAAATTGGCAATGGCTACCGTCTCATCTCCCTTAAAGAAACCCCTGATGGAGGCATTGGTGGCCTCCTCCAAGTCAAGGAAAGGAACAACATCTACGGTCCTGATATCCCCCTCTTGCAGCTCTATGTCAA GCATGAAACACAAGATCGTTTAAGGGTCCGTATTACTGATGCAGAGAAGCAGAGGTGGGAAGTGCCGTACAATCTCTTACCAAGAGAGCAAGCGCCAGCATTGAAGCAAACAATAGGGAGATCAAGAAAGAACCTAATAACAACAGTTCAAGAATACTCAGGCGCTGAGCTAATTTTTAACTACATAGCAGACCCTTTTAGTTTTTCTGTTAAGAGAAAATCAAATGGGCAGACCCTTTTCAATTCAAGCTCTGATGGGTCAAGCTCATTTGGTGTAATGGTGTTTAAAGACCAGTACTTGGAGATATCCACACAGCTGCCAAATGATGCTTCATTGTATGGTCTTGGAGAGAACACACAGCCACATGGTATTAAGCTATTCCCTGGGGATCCATACACTCTGTATACAACTGATATCTCAGCCATTAATCTTAATGCTGATTTGTATGGGTCCCATCCGGTGTACATGGATCTTAGGAACGTCAAGGGTCAGGCTTACGCTCATGCTGTGCTGTTGTTGAATAGCAATGGCATGGATGTGTTTTACAGAGGGACTTCTTTGACGTACAAGATTATTGGGGGTGTTTTCGACTTCTACTTCTTTTCCGGGCCCTCTCCTCTTGCCGTTGTTGATCAGTATACCTCGTTGATTGGCAGACCAGCTGCAATGCCTTACTGGGCTTTTG GGTTCCACCAGTGTAGATGGGGTTACCATAACCTGTCTGTGGTTGAAGATGTTGTCGAGAACTACAAAAATGCTCAAATCCCGCTTGACGTCATCTGGAACGATGATGATCACATGGATGGCCACAAGGACTTTACCCTCAACCCCAACAACTATCCTCGCCCAAAGCTCCTCGCATTCCTAGAAAAAATACATAGCATTGGGATGAAGTATATTGTCCTTATTGATCCTGGAATTGGTGTTAATTCCAGTTATGGTGTGTACCAAAGAGGCATTGCCAATGATGTGTTTATCAAGTATCAGGGTGAGCCCTACCTAGCTCAAGTTTGGCCTGGAGCTGTTAACTTTCCTGACTTTCTCAATCCAAAAACTGTTGAATGGTGGGGTGATGAAATTCGTCGATTCCATGAACTCGTCCCTGTCGATGGTCTTTGGATTGACATGAATGAAGCTTCAAATTTTTGTTCGGGACTGTGCAAAATCCCAAAGGACAAGCAGTGTCCAAGTGGAACTGGACCAGGTTGGGACTGTTGCTTGGATTGCAAAAACATAACAGAAACAAGATGGGATGATCCGCCTTACAAGATAAACGCTTCAGGATTGCAGGTTCCAATAGGGTACAAAACCATAGCAACCAGTGCAGTTCACTACAATGGTGTTTTGGAGTATGATGCTCATAGCATATATGGATTCTCTCAAGCCATTGCTACCCACAAGGCCCTTCAAGGCCTTGAAGGCAAGAGGCCATTTATATTATCACGCTCCACTTATGTTGGATCAGGCAAATATGCTGCTCACTGGACCGGTGATAACAAAGGCACTTGGGAGGATTTGAAATATTCTATTTCTACTATGataaattttggtatttttgggGTACCGATGGTTGGATCAGATATATGTGGCTTTTATCCTGCACCCACAGAAGAGCTTTGCAACAGGTGGATCGAGGTGGGTGCTTTCTATCCCTTCTCTAGGGATCATGCGAACTATTATTCCCCAAGGCAGGAGCTTTATCAATGGGAGTCAGTAGCCAAATCCGCTAGAAATGCACTTGGCATGAGGTATAAGATTCTTCCTTATCTGTACACACTGAATTACGAGGCTCATACCACCGGGGCCCCAATTGCCAGACCACTTTTCTTCTCATTCCCAGATTACACTGAATGTTACGGGTTGAGCACTCAGTTTTTGCTTGGAAGTAGCCTCATGATATCTCCGGTGCTTGAGCAAGGAAAATCACAGGTTAAAGCACTCTTTCCTCCTGGTAGTTGGTACAACATGTTCGATATGACACAGAGCATTACATCAGAAGGAGGGCAGTACGTTACTCTTGATGCACCCTTGCATGTAGTTAATGTGCATTTGTATCAAAACTCAATCCTACCCATGCAACAGGGTGGGTTAATTTCTAAGGAAGCCAGAATGACACCTTTTACGCTTTTAGTCAGCTTCCCTGCAGGCGCTACTGATGGAAAAGCCGCAGGGAAACTTTTCCTTGATGACGATGAGCTCCAAGAAATGAAACTGGGAAGCGGATCTGCAACATATGTAGATTTCTATGCAACTGTAAGTGAAGGAACTGTAAAATTGTGGTCAGAAGTTCAGGAGAGCAAGTTTGCTTTGGACAAGGGTTGGAAAATTGTCAAGGTAACAGTGTTGGGATTGGGTGGAAGCGGAGCACCATCTTCCCTGGAGGTTGATGGGAAGCCAGTGACTGGTGCTTCAAACATCGAGTTAAGCTCATTAGAGCAGAAATATATTACGAACCTGGAAGTTGGtgatgaaaagaagaagataatgatgGTAGAAGTTCATGGTTTAGAAATCCCTGTTGGCAAAAACTTTGCTGTGTCCTGGAAAATGGGGGTCAGTGGTTGA
- the LOC18102574 gene encoding protein NIM1-INTERACTING 2, producing MEAEKSKREVDGKMNGKRGKEEGGLKGSQQEVEEEEVEEFFAILRRIQVAVKYFEKSEGKKWRPLLEREEFKELNGDLDTEMKEGNSFYGNSGLDLNLDPNPND from the coding sequence atggaggcAGAGAAGAGCAAACGAGAAGTTGACGGCAAAATGAACGGAAAGAGAGGGAAGGAAGAGGGAGGACTAAAGGGAAGTCAGcaggaggtggaggaggaggaggtggaagAGTTTTTTGCTATATTGAGGAGGATACAGGTGGCTGTCAAGTACTTCGAGAAGAGTGAAGGAAAGAAATGGAGGCCTTTGCTAGAGAGAGAGGAGTTCAAAGAACTTAACGGCGATCTTGACACAGAGATGAAAGAGGGTAATTCTTTTTATGGGAATTCGGGTTTGGATCTGAATTTGGATCCAAATCCAAATGACTAA